In the Blautia coccoides genome, CACGCCCTGCATGGTACATACGGAAATATCCTTTGTAAAATCAGTCTGCATTACAATTGCCGGTTTATTTGCTGCCATAGTTTTTTCCTCCATAAAATATAATTTTAATTAATTTTTATTTTCTTTTACCACCAATGATTCAAAGCCTTCTGTGCTGTAGGATTCACCCGCCCGTTTCTTTTCCAGCGCCAGCCTGAGTGCATTCATTTTCTTATCCTGCAGAGGGGTAAGGGCAATTACCAGTCCTGCGATCAGTACACAAATACCGGGCAGTATGGTAAACATGGATTCGATCATTCCCAGCGCCCCATCATTCTGCACTGCAAGATTTGCGTCAAATCCGCTTCTCTGAAGAAGAAATCCCTGAACTGCCGCTGCCACAGCACCTCCCAGTTTCAGAAGAAATGAATAGTAGGACATGATAATACCGTCTCTCTTTTTCCCTCTGTTAAACTCATCATAATCCACCACATCATAGAGAAAGTTAAATACGCACATCCAATAAGCGCAGGTCCCCACACCTACCAGCACGACATAGATACAGCCCATAGTAATGCCGGAAATGCCTGTGAACTTTGTAAGCATCATGACAACGCCGCTGAATACCATGCACACTACAAACACTTTGCTCTTGCTGAATATGGCTACTGACTTTGTGATAAATGGTATAAACAGGATCGATACGATATTCATGGCTGTGAACATAAGGGATGCCTGTGTCTCTCCCAGTCCCATATTATAAGTGACATAATATAACAAGCTGGAATTAAACAATGTCAGGTAAACATTTGTCAGCAGGGCACAGATGATAACCAGTACATAAGGTTTCATCTTCATAAGGCTGATAACATTTGTAAAGAATCCTTTCAAATTCACCTTATCAGCGTCTGCCACTTCCTCCACAGGCTCCTTACCTCTGGTACACCGCCACATGATCAGAATAGTGCTGACTGATATCACTGCAGATATGACCCCTGCCGCAGCCCATGACTGCCCATTGTCAAGTCCATGTTCCAGAAGTCTTCCGACTATAAAGGTGGGAACAGAGCTTGCGCAGAAGATTCCCACATATCCCAATACTTCTCTGAAGGCAGCCAGCCTCACTCGCTCACTGTCCACATCAGACAGCACAGAGCCGAAAGAATAATAAGGAATATTAAAGGCAGTGTAAGCTGTCCAGAATACCAATACCAGTATCAGGTAATATATATTTTTCTGCGTCTGTGGGAAATCCACTTTTAAAAACATCAATACAAGGGATGCCCCAAGAGGTATTAATGATTTCAGTATCCAGGGCCGCCTCTTCCCATACTTGCTTTTTGAATTATCCACCAGATAGCCGATGATCGGGTCTGTGATGGCATCCCAGGCAATAGCTACAGATATAATCGTTCCTGCCACCACAGGGCTTACTCCTGCAACGGTTATCATAAAAAAAGAAAAAAATGAAAGTACAAAGTTGTACGATGTGGAATCTCCTATAGACCCGATGGTGTAACCTAAAATATCTTTTGTTTTTAGCTTTTTCTCTCCCATGTCTCCTCCTGTTATATCAGCCGGGCAGCGCCCCATCTGCCGTAAATCTCAAATCCAAGCTCCTGAAAAATAGAATAGGAAGGCTCTTCCGGGGCAAAGATACAGGGTATCTTTCCCTGGCTGTGTATTTCCCTGCACAAACTGCGGATAATATCCTTTGCATATCCCTTTCCCCGATATTCTTCCTTCACACAGATACCGCCCATCATGCAGGTCAAATCCGCTGACGCTGCGCTGTTTCCATGTGCTGCTATTCTTCCGCCTTCCTCTATAACAGCATGTACTCCTTCTCCGCTGTTGATACGATTTTCAATCATCTTTTTTTCAGAATACAGGTTTTTCATTTCCTTAAAACTCATTAAAAATTCGTATATCCGATCTACATCATCCGAATCTGCAAATCTCACCTTATGCTCCTTAAGTGCCTGCTCTTCTGAACCCCTGTGTATATACAGATTATTATAAGTCATCTGTACCTGCCTACCAACATATTTCACCGTATTCCTGACAATATCTGCCTTTCCCATTACTGTGGTGATTTCCTCTGTGGCAAGTCCGGCTATTTTCTCATAATCCAGCTTTTCCTCATCCCCTGCCAGAATAAAGTTATTAAAATATTTCAGAAAAACTCCTACACAATCCCCATTCTCTTCCTGCATATAGATGGTCTGGTAATCTTTATCAAACCCATACCGGTCAAGATCGGAAAGCAGAAATGTGTGATATACAGGCTTTTGATTTAAATAATCTTTAAGCATTTTCCTGTCTTCTTCTCTGCACTTCTTGATCATGGTTCCTCCTTTCTTCTTGCTGTTCTTGATTTGTTGATCTTGTTTCGCCTGTTTTTGGTCCGTTGGCCTCGTTTCCGCTGGCCTCGTTTCCGCTGGCCTCGTTTCCGCTGGCCTCGTTTCCGCTGGCCTCGTTTTCCTTCTTCTTATTCCCCTTGTTTACCCCGCTTATCTTGTTCAACATGTTGAACTTGTTCAAATAGTACCACCGCAGCATATAATTGTCAACAACTATCCTGTATTTAATATCTTTTCATCTATTTTCTACAATCCTTTCTGCGTATAATTGTGTATAATTACCTATTGTCTTTTTACCTTGCACTACATGTTCAACATATTAACACATCTGCTGCTGACATTGCTAAAAATTAAATTTTATGGTAGAATGAACATGTTCAACATAAAACTTGTAACACATGTTTACCAGCCAAGGGAGGCATAGATATGAAAACGAAATTAAAAAATGAAAATATGCCCGTTTATCTGGGAGTTTATAATTCCTTATATTCTGACATCATTGAGGGAGTCTA is a window encoding:
- a CDS encoding GNAT family N-acetyltransferase; the protein is MIKKCREEDRKMLKDYLNQKPVYHTFLLSDLDRYGFDKDYQTIYMQEENGDCVGVFLKYFNNFILAGDEEKLDYEKIAGLATEEITTVMGKADIVRNTVKYVGRQVQMTYNNLYIHRGSEEQALKEHKVRFADSDDVDRIYEFLMSFKEMKNLYSEKKMIENRINSGEGVHAVIEEGGRIAAHGNSAASADLTCMMGGICVKEEYRGKGYAKDIIRSLCREIHSQGKIPCIFAPEEPSYSIFQELGFEIYGRWGAARLI
- a CDS encoding MFS transporter; its protein translation is MGEKKLKTKDILGYTIGSIGDSTSYNFVLSFFSFFMITVAGVSPVVAGTIISVAIAWDAITDPIIGYLVDNSKSKYGKRRPWILKSLIPLGASLVLMFLKVDFPQTQKNIYYLILVLVFWTAYTAFNIPYYSFGSVLSDVDSERVRLAAFREVLGYVGIFCASSVPTFIVGRLLEHGLDNGQSWAAAGVISAVISVSTILIMWRCTRGKEPVEEVADADKVNLKGFFTNVISLMKMKPYVLVIICALLTNVYLTLFNSSLLYYVTYNMGLGETQASLMFTAMNIVSILFIPFITKSVAIFSKSKVFVVCMVFSGVVMMLTKFTGISGITMGCIYVVLVGVGTCAYWMCVFNFLYDVVDYDEFNRGKKRDGIIMSYYSFLLKLGGAVAAAVQGFLLQRSGFDANLAVQNDGALGMIESMFTILPGICVLIAGLVIALTPLQDKKMNALRLALEKKRAGESYSTEGFESLVVKENKN